In Penicillium oxalicum strain HP7-1 chromosome I, whole genome shotgun sequence, a single window of DNA contains:
- a CDS encoding Proline-specific permease, with amino-acid sequence MEKSPVATDFIQPEPARVDDYHDSSPKAELELNVGGRGATQRRLRNYQVTMIGFCSGIGTGLFVGTGSAYAKAGPAGLLLAYIIVGLVLWCVMQSIAELATLLPTAGSFPHWATRFIDPSVGFSLAISYGYCYTIAIASEVSAAAVIVSFWTDITPAVVITVGLVLILIINLMSVRFYGETEVVGGAVKILCFLGLVIVSIVITAGGAPNHEAIGFRYWNNPGPWTNFNGIPGSTGHFLGFLSSFVNASFSFIGVETVVITAAESVDPHRAIPKAAKRVTYRIGFFYILGALLIGIIVDPRNMDLVSGTGNANSSPFVIAIREAGINALPSIVNACILVAAWSAGNSYCWVGSRMIVAMTTDHQLPQIFGRVNKTGVPYVAVIAAWLFGPLAYLSLGSGGAAQAFTWLLNLSTVAGLIAWATLCFCYIRFHAAMKAQGVSRDTLPWKGPLQPYAAWVGFIGSTIITLVAGFPVFLKGNWSTSDFVASYIGIPIFIVPIIGWKLWHRTQFQRAATIDLWSGRLQDGEIMPQPNPRNTVWGRFVDWLI; translated from the exons atggagaagtCCCCCGTGGCCACAGACTTTATCCAGCCGGAACCCGCGAGGGTCGATGACTACCATGACTCGTCCCCCAAGGCTGAGCTGGAGCTCAATGTGGGCGGTCGTGGTGCGACTCAACGTCGCCTGCGGAACTACCAGGTCACCATGATCGGTTTCTGCAGTGGTATCGGAACCGGTCTCTTTGTTGGTACTGGATCGGCCTACGCAAAGGCGGGTCCCGCCGGTCTTCTTCTCGCATATATCATCGTCGGTCTCGTTTTGTGGTGTGTCATGCAAAGCATCGCCGAATTGGCCACTCTCCTCCCCACTGCTGGGTCATTCCCTCACTGGGCCACCCGCTTCATCGATCCCTCCGTCGGTTTCTCGCTCGCCATCTCCTACGGATACTGCTACACGATCGCCATCGCTTCGGAAGTCTCCGCAGCCGCAGTAATCGTATCATTTTGGACGGATATAACACCGGCAGTCGTGATCACGGTGGGACTGGTCCTGATCCTGATTATCAACCTGATGAGTGTGCGATTCTACGGTGAAACAGAGGTCGTGGGAGGTGCTGTCAAGATCCTCTGTTTCCTGGGCTTGGTCATTGTTTCGATCGTGATCACCGCTGGCGGTGCTCCCAATCACGAGGCGATTGGCTTCCGCTACTGGAACAACCCCGGTCCCTGGACGAACTTCAACGGTATTCCCGGGTCCACCGGTCACTTCCTCGGTTTCCTATCATCCTTCGTCAATGCTTCGTTCAGTTTCATCGGTGTCGAGACCGTCGTCATCACCGCGGCCGAGTCCGTGGATCCGCACCGTGCCATCCCCAAGGCCGCTAAGCGTGTCACCTACCGCATCGGATTCTTCTACATCCTGGGCGCTCTCCTGATCGGTATCATTGTGGACCCCCGCAACATGGATCTGGTCTCGGGCACCGGCAACGCCAACAGCTCTCCCTTCGTTATTGCCATCCGTGAGGCCGGCATCAACGCACTTCCCTCGATCGTGAACGCCTGTATCTTGGTCGCCGCCTGGTCGGCCGGTAACTCCTACTGCTGGGTGGGCTCGCGCATGATCGTGGCCATGACTACCGATCACCAGCTGCCCCAGATCTTCGGTCGCGTGAACAAGACCGGTGTGCCCTATGTGGCTGTCATTGCAGCCTGGTTGTTCGGCCCTCTGGCTTATCTGA GTCTTGGAAGTGGTGGCGCTGCACAGGCTTTCACCTGGTTGCTCAATCTAAGCACGGTCGCCGGTCTGATTGCCTGGGCTACGCTCTGTTTCTGCTACATTCGCTTCCACGCAGCCATGAAGGCCCAAGGTGTTTCCCGAGACACTCTTCCATGGAAGGGCCCGCTTCAACCCTACGCGGCCTGGGTCGGTTTCATCGgctccaccatcatcaccttgGTTGCCGGTTTCCCTGTCTTCTTGAAGGGCAATTGGAGCACCTCTGACTTTGTCGCATCATACATTGGCATCCCCATCTTCATTGTGCCCATCATCGGGTGGAAGTTGTGGCACCGCACGCAATTCCAACGTGCAGCCACCATTGATCTCTGGTCTGGTCGTCTCCAAGACGGAGAGATCATGCCACAACCGAATCCCCGAAACACAGTGTGGGGTCGGTTTGTCGACTGGCTGATTTGA